In Desulfosediminicola ganghwensis, a single window of DNA contains:
- a CDS encoding murein transglycosylase A, with amino-acid sequence MIFQTFPDNRRDIILIVRCYLLLLFLSLCVPWHAAQVFAAIQPVAPGDVPVFTDDDSQESLLTAARIHRSYLAQLPVDHTAKIYGLSYSRNWLISSLDEFITLIENASGAEQLNRKLIERFEIYQSTGRRSGPGNTMLVTGYFEPVIQGSLQKTPKFRFPIYSPPPSLVSRKSNTGQTEVGRIGKNNAFLPFWTRAEIEGSNVLASSELVYLADPVSAFFLQIQGSGRISLPDGSIRSVRFAGHNGHGYKSIGKLLVDEGKLELHNSSTPNIKQYLAHHPEEQRRVLHYNPRIIFFNWGDDGPPNGSLGLPLTAGRSIALDQSLLSTGVFYWLSSTVPILNDGGEVVAWVPDKRFVLPQDSGAAIEGPGRVDLFMGSGHYAKHAAGVMRQPGKLYLFIKKGFPAVSDIPTSH; translated from the coding sequence ATGATATTTCAAACTTTCCCTGACAATCGGAGAGATATTATTTTAATTGTGCGCTGTTATTTATTGTTACTCTTTCTTTCGCTCTGTGTGCCCTGGCACGCTGCTCAGGTTTTTGCAGCAATACAGCCTGTTGCCCCAGGGGATGTGCCGGTCTTCACCGACGACGATTCACAGGAATCTCTCCTTACCGCCGCACGGATTCATCGTTCATATCTTGCCCAACTGCCAGTCGACCATACTGCAAAGATTTATGGATTGAGCTATTCCCGCAACTGGCTGATCTCATCGTTGGATGAGTTCATCACGCTCATAGAAAATGCCAGTGGCGCCGAACAACTCAACCGGAAGCTGATTGAAAGATTTGAGATTTATCAATCCACCGGGCGGAGGTCTGGCCCTGGAAACACTATGCTCGTTACCGGCTACTTCGAACCGGTAATCCAGGGCAGCCTACAAAAAACACCCAAATTCAGGTTCCCCATCTATTCCCCACCACCATCCCTGGTATCCAGGAAAAGCAACACAGGGCAAACTGAAGTAGGTAGAATCGGAAAGAATAATGCTTTCCTCCCCTTCTGGACCCGGGCTGAAATTGAAGGTTCCAACGTGCTGGCCAGCTCTGAGCTGGTTTATCTTGCCGATCCGGTCTCTGCCTTTTTTCTGCAGATACAAGGGTCTGGGAGGATTTCACTGCCAGATGGGAGTATCAGGTCTGTTCGCTTTGCCGGGCATAATGGTCATGGTTACAAAAGCATCGGTAAGCTGCTGGTTGATGAGGGTAAGCTTGAACTCCACAACTCCTCCACTCCCAACATCAAACAGTATCTTGCTCATCACCCGGAGGAACAAAGGCGGGTGCTGCACTACAACCCCAGAATCATCTTTTTTAACTGGGGTGATGATGGCCCGCCAAACGGAAGCCTGGGATTGCCGCTCACTGCCGGCCGATCTATCGCTTTAGACCAGTCCCTGCTATCGACCGGAGTATTCTATTGGCTGAGTAGCACCGTACCGATTTTAAACGATGGCGGCGAGGTGGTTGCCTGGGTTCCGGATAAGCGATTTGTACTGCCACAGGACAGCGGTGCCGCAATAGAGGGCCCTGGTCGCGTAGACCTCTTTATGGGTTCCGGGCACTATGCCAAACACGCAGCCGGTGTAATGAGACAGCCCGGCAAACTCTACCTTTTTATTAAGAAGGGTTTCCCGGCAGTATCTGATATTCCAACATCTCATTAG
- a CDS encoding SAM hydrolase/SAM-dependent halogenase family protein encodes MAITTSCRAITLTTDFGTDDEYVAVMKGVILSRLSPPATVQLIDICHTIPAQDIHCASWLLARACRYFPSGTVHVAVIDPGVGSDRRVIAITNQQHIFIGPDNGVFTRILQSASPRTDPVRVYQVTNKKLFLPQISTTFHGRDIMAPVAAALASGTPLSMVGSEIELSSCTILPLPQKELRADSAVGEIVHIDRFGNLCTNLTADDVQPLLDKGSLKIHLGNTTINGLSGSYSAAPEGDVLAHFDSHFHLEIAVNGGSACKLLSANTGDTIYVSLSDLK; translated from the coding sequence ATGGCAATCACAACTAGCTGCCGGGCCATAACCCTAACCACTGATTTCGGTACAGACGATGAATATGTTGCGGTAATGAAGGGAGTAATTCTCTCCAGACTCTCCCCGCCCGCAACAGTTCAGCTCATTGATATCTGCCACACCATTCCCGCCCAGGATATTCATTGCGCTTCCTGGTTGCTGGCTAGAGCCTGCCGGTATTTTCCCTCAGGAACTGTTCATGTTGCGGTGATTGATCCCGGCGTTGGTTCTGATCGCCGGGTTATAGCCATCACGAACCAACAACATATTTTCATAGGTCCCGATAATGGCGTGTTTACCCGGATACTGCAAAGCGCATCACCCCGCACTGATCCCGTACGGGTCTACCAGGTGACCAATAAAAAGCTCTTTTTACCTCAAATCAGCACCACCTTTCACGGTCGTGACATCATGGCACCGGTAGCAGCCGCTCTGGCATCCGGTACACCTCTATCCATGGTCGGCAGCGAGATTGAACTGAGTTCCTGCACTATCCTGCCGTTACCCCAAAAAGAACTTCGAGCAGACTCCGCTGTCGGCGAAATAGTACATATCGACAGATTTGGTAATCTCTGTACCAATCTGACGGCTGATGATGTACAGCCACTACTGGATAAGGGCAGTCTCAAAATACATCTCGGCAACACCACGATCAACGGTTTAAGCGGCAGCTATTCAGCAGCCCCGGAGGGTGATGTACTGGCGCACTTCGATAGCCACTTTCACCTTGAGATCGCTGTGAATGGAGGATCGGCCTGCAAGCTGCTCAGTGCAAACACAGGTGATACAATTTATGTTTCACTCTCTGATCTGAAATAA
- the aroA gene encoding 3-phosphoshikimate 1-carboxyvinyltransferase, with amino-acid sequence MIEITPVQKIDKTVTLPGSKSLTQRALIAAALGNGTSTLIGPLVSEDTDYSSKALGQMGMTITKGDGVWTVEGGGGKIQPSDEPIYLGNNGTATRFLTSVTGLGHSTFIIDGDERMHERPIDPLMKALQGWGVDIASINNTGCPPLRIQGSGLSGGETVLPEGKSSQYLSSLLLVAPYAAQPATLKVEGEVLSKPYVAMTLAVMADFGIMVEAAPDFSSFTIPQGCYKAQDYKVEGDASNASYFWAAAAVTGGKVTVSNVPVPSLQGDAMLVPLLGRMGCEVAKAGDGITVSASRPLEGITVNMGDMPDVVPTLAVVAAFAQGKTEITNIAHLRIKECDRLTATVTELTKMGATVEEFEDRMIIHGDGGKNLHGADIETYKDHRMAMCFAVAGLRVPGVKIHGENCVAKSFPDFWERFALLQK; translated from the coding sequence ATGATTGAAATAACACCTGTTCAAAAGATAGATAAGACTGTGACCTTGCCGGGCTCCAAAAGCCTCACCCAGCGAGCGCTTATTGCGGCCGCTCTGGGTAACGGCACCAGCACGCTTATTGGGCCACTGGTCAGCGAAGACACCGACTACTCATCAAAAGCACTTGGCCAGATGGGAATGACCATCACCAAGGGCGACGGTGTCTGGACAGTCGAAGGTGGCGGTGGAAAAATTCAGCCCAGTGATGAGCCGATTTACCTTGGCAATAATGGTACAGCAACACGCTTTCTCACCTCTGTAACCGGCCTGGGCCACTCAACTTTCATTATTGATGGTGACGAACGTATGCATGAACGCCCCATTGATCCGCTGATGAAAGCTCTGCAGGGGTGGGGCGTTGACATTGCTTCTATCAATAACACGGGCTGCCCGCCACTGCGTATTCAGGGCAGCGGTTTGAGCGGTGGTGAAACTGTTCTCCCAGAGGGCAAGTCAAGCCAGTACCTCTCCTCACTCCTGCTGGTGGCACCTTATGCTGCTCAACCAGCTACTTTGAAAGTTGAGGGTGAGGTTCTTTCCAAGCCTTATGTGGCGATGACTCTGGCGGTTATGGCGGATTTCGGTATCATGGTTGAGGCGGCACCTGACTTCTCATCCTTTACCATTCCCCAGGGCTGTTATAAAGCGCAGGATTATAAAGTTGAGGGTGATGCTTCCAATGCTTCCTATTTCTGGGCTGCAGCAGCCGTGACAGGCGGTAAGGTGACCGTGAGCAATGTGCCGGTCCCTTCCCTGCAGGGTGATGCAATGCTGGTACCTCTGCTCGGCCGCATGGGCTGTGAGGTCGCAAAGGCAGGTGATGGTATAACAGTTTCCGCTTCCCGCCCGCTGGAAGGGATTACGGTCAATATGGGGGATATGCCCGACGTGGTGCCGACTCTGGCAGTGGTTGCGGCTTTCGCTCAGGGAAAAACCGAAATCACCAACATTGCCCATCTCCGCATCAAAGAGTGCGACAGACTTACAGCCACGGTGACCGAGTTGACCAAGATGGGTGCCACGGTTGAAGAGTTTGAAGACCGGATGATTATCCATGGTGACGGCGGTAAAAACCTGCATGGCGCCGATATCGAAACCTATAAAGATCATCGGATGGCGATGTGCTTTGCCGTGGCCGGACTCCGGGTACCTGGCGTAAAGATCCACGGTGAGAACTGCGTGGCAAAATCATTCCCTGATTTCTGGGAACGCTTCGCCTTGCTGCAGAAATAA
- a CDS encoding DHH family phosphoesterase, which produces MYFDIFNGDGDGICALHQLRLAEPQPEAVCITGVKRDIKLLAKPELAETEDAMITVLDVSLDSNRDGLLELLARNNTIQYIDHHAAEPIPDNPLLTAHIDLSADTCTSLIVNKLLSDRFAAWAVCGAYGDNLHVQAEKLSASLGLKELQINSLREIGELLNYNGYGADIADLHFEPAELYRAVSKYTDPLAFHSESPELGRLRDGFRNDMERAMAVREYPNTGQNRLYFFPDEAWARRVSGVFANLKAREKMDAAHALITENSDNSLRISVRAPLNDKRDAVQLCKQFPTGGGREAAAGINSLPAEMLDQFIEKFNSTYP; this is translated from the coding sequence ATGTATTTTGATATTTTTAACGGAGACGGTGACGGGATTTGTGCCCTGCACCAACTCCGTCTTGCCGAACCTCAGCCTGAGGCTGTCTGTATTACCGGTGTGAAACGAGACATCAAGCTTCTGGCCAAGCCCGAGCTTGCCGAGACCGAAGACGCCATGATTACGGTGCTCGATGTTTCCCTGGACAGCAACAGGGACGGTCTGCTTGAACTCCTGGCGCGCAACAACACCATCCAATATATAGACCATCACGCCGCCGAACCGATCCCCGACAATCCGCTGCTGACAGCACACATCGACCTCTCTGCAGATACCTGCACTTCGCTCATAGTCAATAAACTGCTCAGCGACCGTTTCGCCGCCTGGGCTGTTTGCGGCGCCTATGGAGATAACCTGCACGTCCAGGCAGAAAAGCTTTCGGCGAGTCTTGGATTGAAGGAGCTGCAAATCAATTCGCTTCGTGAAATTGGCGAGCTTCTGAACTACAACGGTTATGGTGCAGACATAGCTGATCTGCATTTCGAGCCCGCCGAGTTATACAGGGCAGTATCGAAATACACCGATCCTCTGGCATTCCACAGCGAATCTCCAGAGCTTGGCCGACTTCGGGACGGTTTCCGGAACGATATGGAGCGTGCAATGGCCGTCAGGGAATATCCCAACACGGGCCAAAACAGACTCTACTTCTTCCCCGATGAGGCCTGGGCAAGGCGCGTTTCAGGTGTTTTTGCCAACCTCAAGGCTCGGGAGAAGATGGATGCCGCCCATGCCCTGATAACAGAGAACAGCGACAACAGTCTACGCATCAGCGTCCGCGCGCCACTGAATGACAAACGCGATGCTGTTCAACTCTGTAAGCAGTTCCCGACAGGCGGAGGCCGTGAGGCCGCTGCAGGAATCAACAGTCTTCCCGCTGAGATGCTTGACCAATTTATAGAGAAATTTAACAGCACGTATCCTTGA
- a CDS encoding lytic murein transglycosylase, with product MTRQTKQPMLEKSALSKSTRPPHRLRLLVAVAVACLCLIGGYFFKPLAGHLSAGVSQATENPPESAPGTDDVIINIDTADYRKLFDELANDHGFDRIELASLFSGLTIDQAALNLISDQVESRPYLKYLALLATPAIIQAGKEKLEEHRELLDAIEARYGVDREYLIAIWGIETRFGQRQGKHEVFRVLNTLFSNYPRRSGFFRDELVNFLLLCREYGLSPRSVMGSYAGAFGQPQFIPSSFREYAVSFDDDDKPDIFDSIPDILASIANYLHRHHWVLDAPVIVNIGNELNTDNLKEALEAGRRGRLPRQEIQDAQGVELPPSPDNRPLVVVEFQPNPFFGKTPQYYAGYPNFQAITAWNHSNRYAMIVTHFAQAMTR from the coding sequence GTGACCCGTCAAACCAAACAGCCCATGCTGGAAAAAAGCGCATTATCGAAGAGTACCAGGCCACCTCACAGACTACGTCTGCTTGTTGCTGTGGCCGTTGCCTGCCTTTGCCTTATCGGCGGATATTTTTTCAAGCCGCTGGCCGGGCATTTATCTGCCGGGGTATCCCAGGCAACAGAAAACCCACCTGAGTCGGCACCGGGTACCGACGATGTTATCATCAACATTGACACAGCTGATTACCGGAAGCTTTTTGACGAATTAGCCAACGATCACGGCTTTGACAGAATTGAACTGGCCAGTCTCTTCTCCGGCCTCACTATAGACCAGGCGGCCCTGAACCTGATCAGTGACCAGGTGGAATCACGCCCCTACCTCAAGTATCTGGCATTATTGGCCACCCCTGCGATAATACAGGCGGGAAAAGAAAAGCTGGAAGAGCATCGTGAGTTGCTCGATGCAATTGAAGCACGTTACGGTGTCGACAGGGAATACCTGATTGCCATCTGGGGTATTGAAACCAGGTTTGGTCAGCGACAGGGAAAACATGAAGTTTTTCGTGTTTTAAACACCCTGTTCAGCAACTATCCGAGAAGGTCCGGATTCTTCAGGGATGAACTTGTCAATTTTCTGCTGTTATGCAGGGAGTACGGGCTTAGCCCCCGGTCCGTAATGGGATCGTATGCTGGTGCCTTTGGTCAGCCACAGTTCATTCCTTCCAGTTTCAGGGAATATGCTGTCAGTTTTGATGATGACGACAAGCCTGATATCTTCGACTCGATCCCCGATATTCTTGCCTCCATTGCCAATTATCTGCACCGCCATCACTGGGTGCTGGATGCACCCGTTATAGTGAACATAGGCAACGAACTCAACACAGACAATCTTAAAGAGGCTCTTGAAGCAGGTCGCAGAGGCCGACTACCACGACAGGAAATACAGGACGCCCAGGGAGTCGAGCTCCCTCCATCCCCTGACAACAGACCTTTGGTTGTTGTTGAGTTTCAACCTAATCCTTTTTTTGGTAAAACCCCTCAGTACTATGCCGGCTACCCGAATTTTCAGGCCATTACCGCCTGGAATCATTCAAACAGATATGCCATGATAGTTACTCATTTCGCTCAGGCTATGACCAGGTAA